From one Halothece sp. PCC 7418 genomic stretch:
- a CDS encoding peptidoglycan-binding protein has protein sequence MSLKLTKARLFALSLLSASAIILPLLGSTPSNAQVSSPQTPETESDSPTTDPTTSETESDSPTTDPTTSETESDSPTTDPTTSETESDSPTTDPTTSETESDSPTTDPTTSETESDSPTTDPTTSETESDESSRNGLSQYSPDEAPMLKVGSTGEAVKDLQTFLRNERFYTGAVDGNFGSDLESAVKEFQTSEGLTSDGIVGPETWEVMSNFSNSEESNQSSEMQSPTGDSEDSSGSELP, from the coding sequence ATGTCTTTAAAATTGACTAAAGCAAGACTCTTCGCTCTCAGTCTTCTTTCTGCGAGTGCTATCATTTTACCCTTGTTAGGAAGCACGCCTAGCAATGCTCAAGTCTCTTCGCCTCAGACCCCAGAAACCGAGTCTGACAGCCCCACTACTGACCCCACAACTTCAGAAACCGAGTCTGACAGCCCCACTACTGACCCCACAACTTCAGAAACCGAGTCTGACAGCCCCACTACTGACCCCACAACTTCAGAAACCGAGTCTGACAGCCCCACTACTGACCCCACAACTTCAGAAACCGAGTCTGACAGCCCCACTACTGACCCCACAACTTCAGAAACCGAGTCTGACAGCCCCACTACTGACCCCACAACTTCAGAAACCGAATCTGACGAATCGAGTCGTAATGGTTTGAGCCAATACTCACCCGATGAAGCACCAATGCTGAAAGTTGGTAGTACGGGAGAGGCTGTCAAGGATTTGCAAACTTTCCTCAGAAATGAAAGATTTTATACTGGCGCTGTTGATGGCAACTTTGGATCTGATCTAGAGTCAGCCGTCAAGGAATTTCAGACATCTGAGGGCTTAACGTCTGATGGTATTGTTGGACCAGAGACTTGGGAAGTAATGAGTAATTTTAGTAATTCTGAAGAATCTAATCAATCTAGCGAGATGCAATCACCCACTGGAGATTCCGAGGACTCTTCTGGCAGTGAGCTTCCTTAG
- a CDS encoding GTPase family protein, giving the protein MNRQHKNSSSQSENQSWFSAIASVWKNTTNRVQTFLPLQKATAKLSQWFTVSETEMAEILERVRAELPTTEIILVGKPQAGKSSIVRGLTGVSANIVGEGFRPHTQHTEQYPYPSAELPLVIFTDTVGLGDIKENTPLIIQDLQDNLENSSEHRARIIILTVKINDFATDTLRQTAVDLRKQNPDVPCLLAVTCSHEVYPLDVENHPDYPPEFSSVQRPFHKIQETFSGLYDRAVLIDFTLEEDGYTPVFYGLEALRDRLGELLPEAEAKAMYELLDTSVGDKLGNLYRDVGRRYILAFSIIAGTVAAVPLPFATMPVLTTLQVSLVGLLGKLYGQPLSFSQAGGIVSAIAGGFFAQLVGRELIKFIPVFGSAIAASWAAAYTWALGEGACVYFGDLMGGKKPDPQKIQSVMEDAFQEAKERFQKN; this is encoded by the coding sequence ATGAACCGTCAACATAAAAATTCATCTTCTCAGTCTGAGAATCAATCATGGTTCAGCGCGATCGCGTCTGTGTGGAAAAATACAACGAATCGTGTGCAAACGTTCCTCCCTTTGCAAAAAGCAACAGCAAAACTCAGCCAATGGTTTACCGTTTCGGAAACCGAAATGGCAGAAATTTTAGAACGAGTTCGCGCGGAACTCCCCACGACTGAGATTATTTTAGTGGGAAAACCCCAAGCGGGCAAAAGTTCCATTGTACGGGGGTTAACGGGAGTATCTGCGAACATTGTTGGGGAAGGCTTTCGACCTCATACGCAACATACCGAACAATATCCTTATCCCTCCGCAGAGTTACCATTGGTGATTTTTACCGATACCGTAGGCTTAGGAGACATTAAAGAAAACACGCCTCTGATTATTCAGGATTTACAGGACAATTTAGAGAATAGTTCCGAACACCGCGCTCGCATCATTATTTTAACGGTCAAGATTAATGATTTCGCCACGGATACCCTAAGACAAACAGCAGTTGACTTACGGAAACAAAATCCTGATGTACCTTGTTTGTTAGCAGTCACTTGTTCCCATGAAGTCTATCCCCTAGATGTGGAAAATCATCCCGACTATCCCCCAGAGTTTTCAAGTGTCCAACGTCCGTTTCATAAAATCCAAGAAACCTTTTCTGGCTTGTACGATCGCGCAGTTTTAATTGACTTCACTTTAGAAGAAGATGGCTATACCCCTGTTTTTTACGGCTTAGAAGCCCTTCGTGACCGTTTGGGAGAGTTACTCCCCGAAGCGGAAGCAAAAGCCATGTATGAGTTATTAGACACCTCTGTGGGTGATAAACTAGGGAACTTGTATCGGGATGTGGGACGACGGTATATTCTGGCGTTTTCTATTATTGCAGGAACGGTGGCTGCAGTTCCTTTACCCTTCGCGACAATGCCCGTTTTGACGACCTTACAAGTGTCGTTAGTGGGCTTACTAGGGAAACTGTATGGACAACCATTATCTTTTTCGCAAGCGGGTGGAATAGTGAGCGCCATTGCAGGCGGATTTTTTGCCCAACTGGTGGGACGAGAATTAATTAAATTTATTCCTGTTTTTGGCAGCGCGATCGCTGCATCTTGGGCTGCTGCTTATACTTGGGCGTTAGGAGAAGGGGCGTGTGTTTATTTTGGGGATTTAATGGGTGGGAAAAAACCCGATCCCCAAAAGATTCAATCAGTGATGGAAGATGCGTTTCAAGAGGCAAAAGAACGGTTTCAGAAAAATTAA
- a CDS encoding glycerol-3-phosphate acyltransferase gives MTLTQLGGAFLIFLLCPILGALPLIHWLTLGLTGQNLKRLGTGNISVSAAFYHGGKVAGIFAVVSEAGKGIAVVLLARSFFPTDPVWELVALIALVIGRYWGGKGAGTTNVMWGILAHDPLGAGLILLISGISFTVLRDRAAGRNGVLVLMTVIIGLRNINTPSHIIAVMALSLLLFAIYYKIPDDLDLPSKDGKNSSMFKFFRGDRAIVSLDDVLKAKKVGQKAATLSQLKRWGYPVPTGWVLPAGDDPLPLLELASPSAENPLIVRSSAVGEDSEDSSAAGQYQSISHVTNREALKNGILQCQASYNNPTAAQYRRQKQQGESAMAVIVQQQIQGVFSGVAFSRDPITQMDEAVLIEALPGEATGVVSGQATPQQYRVIPDSPPRIEGEGDMPESLLQDVAQLARELEDRFHGFPQDIEWTYDGEKLWILQSRPITSLQPIWTRKIAAEVIPGLIRPLTWSINRPLTCGVWGKLFTLVLGDRAKGLKFNETATLHYSRAYFNATLLGKIFRRMGLPAESLEFLTRGAKFTRPSVLSTLRNVPGLLRLGMREWRLENDFAKDQDALFHPTLEELQQQPASELSPQQLLTRMEMILTTLHSATYYNILSPLSFSLRKAVLKVEDNALDYNALPEVSSSQALAQIAQDARNLVPMDTIEPMSAPSLFAMLAELPDGESILEQFQDWLKQYGYLSETATDIAVPRWQENPRPARSLFTQFFFKEQPTHNKNGTKSKNHSWKENTVQQRLNLKAEVAEVYNRLLAHLRWSFLALERIWLQTGLLNEEGDIFFLKLSEVRHLVKNDDPKLREELSQRLRDRRSNFAEDEKLPAVPYVVYGNPPQRDSVVISPQLRSQQRWQGIAASAGQAIGRIKVVQDLSQSITLDKETILVVPYTDAGWGVVLAQAGGLISEVGGRLSHGAIIAREYGLPAVMDIPNAIHLFQDGQLVKIDGQTGMVELLEDEK, from the coding sequence ATGACCTTAACACAACTCGGTGGGGCGTTCCTCATTTTCCTTCTCTGCCCGATTTTAGGCGCGTTACCCCTCATTCACTGGTTAACCTTAGGGTTAACTGGACAAAACTTAAAACGCCTTGGCACAGGCAATATTTCGGTATCAGCAGCGTTTTATCATGGTGGTAAAGTTGCTGGCATTTTCGCTGTTGTTTCCGAAGCGGGAAAAGGAATTGCTGTGGTCTTATTGGCGCGTTCTTTTTTCCCAACTGATCCCGTTTGGGAACTGGTGGCTTTAATCGCCCTCGTGATAGGACGTTACTGGGGAGGAAAAGGGGCGGGAACGACAAATGTGATGTGGGGCATCCTGGCTCATGATCCTCTTGGCGCAGGATTAATTTTATTGATTAGTGGGATAAGTTTTACCGTTTTGCGCGATCGCGCTGCGGGACGCAATGGGGTATTAGTTCTAATGACTGTCATTATTGGCTTGCGGAATATCAACACCCCGTCTCATATTATTGCTGTGATGGCGCTGTCTCTCCTGTTATTTGCAATTTACTATAAAATTCCAGATGACCTTGATTTACCGAGTAAGGACGGGAAGAATAGTTCCATGTTTAAATTCTTTCGCGGCGATCGCGCGATCGTTTCCCTTGATGATGTCCTCAAAGCGAAAAAAGTGGGACAAAAAGCAGCAACCCTATCTCAACTCAAACGTTGGGGATATCCCGTTCCAACAGGTTGGGTTCTCCCCGCAGGAGATGACCCCCTGCCTCTGCTAGAATTAGCATCTCCCTCGGCAGAAAATCCCTTAATTGTTCGGTCGTCGGCGGTGGGAGAAGACAGTGAAGACAGTTCTGCTGCAGGACAATATCAAAGTATTTCTCATGTGACGAACCGAGAAGCCCTCAAAAATGGAATTTTACAATGTCAAGCCTCTTATAATAATCCCACGGCTGCCCAATATCGTCGCCAAAAACAACAAGGAGAGTCCGCCATGGCAGTGATCGTCCAACAGCAAATTCAAGGGGTTTTTTCTGGAGTCGCCTTTAGTCGCGATCCCATTACCCAAATGGATGAGGCGGTTCTCATTGAAGCCCTCCCTGGAGAAGCAACTGGCGTGGTTTCGGGACAAGCCACCCCCCAACAATATCGGGTGATTCCTGATTCACCGCCGAGAATAGAAGGGGAAGGAGATATGCCCGAATCGCTTTTGCAAGATGTCGCACAGTTAGCGCGAGAGTTAGAAGACCGCTTTCATGGCTTTCCTCAAGACATAGAATGGACTTATGATGGGGAAAAACTTTGGATTTTACAAAGTCGTCCCATTACTAGCCTACAACCGATTTGGACTCGCAAAATTGCAGCAGAAGTGATTCCAGGGTTAATTCGTCCTCTCACTTGGTCAATTAATCGTCCGTTGACCTGTGGCGTATGGGGAAAATTATTTACTCTAGTTCTTGGCGATCGCGCGAAAGGATTAAAATTTAACGAAACCGCCACCTTACATTACAGTCGGGCTTATTTTAACGCGACTCTCTTGGGGAAAATCTTTCGTCGCATGGGACTCCCCGCAGAAAGTTTAGAATTTCTCACCCGTGGGGCAAAATTTACTCGTCCTTCTGTTCTTTCAACCCTGCGTAACGTACCAGGATTATTGCGCTTAGGGATGCGAGAATGGCGATTAGAAAACGATTTTGCCAAGGATCAAGACGCATTATTTCATCCCACTCTAGAAGAATTACAACAGCAACCCGCTAGTGAGTTATCGCCACAACAATTACTCACTCGTATGGAGATGATTTTAACCACCCTTCATTCCGCCACCTATTACAATATTCTTTCCCCCTTGAGTTTCTCACTACGGAAAGCCGTTTTAAAGGTTGAAGATAACGCCTTAGACTATAACGCTTTACCCGAAGTTTCCTCTAGTCAAGCCCTCGCCCAAATCGCCCAAGATGCGCGGAACTTAGTCCCCATGGATACCATTGAACCGATGAGTGCGCCGTCTTTATTTGCGATGCTGGCGGAACTCCCCGATGGCGAAAGTATTCTCGAACAGTTTCAAGATTGGTTAAAACAGTATGGGTATCTCAGCGAAACAGCGACCGATATTGCCGTTCCCCGTTGGCAAGAAAATCCTCGTCCCGCGCGATCGTTATTTACCCAGTTTTTCTTTAAGGAACAACCGACCCATAATAAAAATGGGACAAAATCTAAAAACCATAGTTGGAAAGAAAATACTGTTCAGCAACGCTTAAATCTCAAAGCAGAAGTTGCAGAAGTTTATAATCGCTTACTTGCCCATCTGAGATGGAGTTTTCTCGCGTTAGAACGCATCTGGTTACAGACGGGACTCTTAAATGAAGAAGGCGATATCTTTTTCCTGAAATTATCGGAAGTTCGTCATTTAGTCAAAAATGATGATCCGAAATTGCGAGAAGAATTGTCTCAACGGTTGCGCGATCGGCGTTCTAATTTTGCTGAAGATGAAAAACTTCCCGCAGTTCCCTATGTGGTTTATGGTAACCCGCCACAGCGCGATTCAGTGGTGATTTCTCCTCAGTTAAGATCTCAACAGCGTTGGCAAGGCATTGCAGCCAGTGCAGGACAAGCCATTGGTCGCATTAAAGTCGTACAAGACCTTTCACAATCAATTACTCTCGATAAAGAAACCATTTTAGTTGTCCCTTATACTGATGCGGGTTGGGGGGTTGTGCTAGCTCAAGCGGGCGGTTTAATCTCAGAAGTAGGGGGAAGACTCTCTCATGGTGCAATTATCGCCCGTGAATATGGACTTCCTGCGGTGATGGATATTCCTAACGCCATTCACCTCTTCCAAGACGGTCAACTGGTCAAAATCGACGGACAAACTGGTATGGTTGAGTTATTAGAAGATGAAAAATAA
- a CDS encoding diflavin flavoprotein: MQPRDTQVLPIAAQTTVYRSRTWERLKFEIEYGLQRGTTANSYLIQGDKTALFDPPGESFTEIFLTALKQRISLSDIDYIILGHVNPNRAETLKAILKIIPDVTLVCSNPAAISLQKLLGETSVNYQVIKGEETLDLGQGHCLEFLLTPTPRWSDQLCTYDPKTGILLTDKFFGAHVCGEQIFDEGWQVYQEDRRYYFDCLMAPHASQVESILDKFQGKSAQIYGTGHGPIVRYGFHELTNAYREWLQGQQSQATKVALLYASAYGNTATIANAIARGVTKAGVAVESINCEFTDPETIKSVLQNTTGFIIGSPTLGGHAPTQVQTALGVILSNAEKNQLAGVFGSYGWSGEAIDLLEQKIKDAGFRFGFDPIRVKFKPTDSTLKYCEEAGTDFAQKVKRKQKKQVARQNVTDSQAARTEQALGRVVGALCVVTAQKGELANGMLASWVSQATFSPPGVTVAVAKERAIESLMHVGSPFVLNILPEGKQLQKQFMKNYSPGEDRFAGIETEEAENGCPILKQALAYLELQVQNRMECGDHWLVYGVAKSGKVLDTEKVTAVHHRNSGSHY; encoded by the coding sequence ATGCAACCTAGAGATACACAAGTCCTTCCCATTGCTGCACAAACAACCGTCTATCGGTCTCGGACTTGGGAACGATTAAAATTTGAAATTGAATATGGACTGCAACGAGGGACAACGGCTAATTCTTATCTGATTCAAGGAGATAAAACTGCCCTTTTCGATCCCCCAGGGGAGTCGTTTACTGAGATTTTTCTGACTGCTCTTAAACAGCGCATTTCTCTTTCTGACATTGACTATATCATTCTCGGTCATGTTAACCCCAATCGTGCCGAAACCCTGAAAGCAATTCTAAAAATTATTCCTGACGTGACTCTGGTTTGTTCTAATCCTGCAGCAATTTCTTTGCAAAAATTGTTAGGAGAAACTAGCGTCAATTATCAGGTAATTAAAGGGGAAGAAACCCTCGATTTAGGTCAAGGTCACTGTTTAGAATTTCTATTAACTCCAACTCCCCGTTGGTCGGATCAACTCTGTACCTATGACCCAAAAACAGGCATTTTATTGACCGATAAATTCTTTGGGGCGCACGTTTGCGGAGAACAAATTTTTGATGAAGGCTGGCAAGTTTACCAAGAAGACCGCCGTTACTATTTTGATTGTTTAATGGCCCCCCATGCCAGTCAAGTGGAGAGTATTTTAGATAAATTTCAAGGAAAATCGGCTCAGATTTATGGAACGGGTCATGGTCCGATTGTACGGTATGGCTTCCATGAGTTAACCAATGCTTATCGCGAGTGGCTACAAGGACAACAATCGCAAGCGACAAAAGTTGCTCTTTTATATGCTTCAGCTTATGGGAATACCGCAACTATTGCCAACGCGATCGCGCGCGGGGTAACTAAAGCAGGGGTCGCTGTGGAATCCATTAATTGCGAATTTACTGACCCAGAAACCATCAAATCGGTTCTTCAAAACACTACAGGCTTTATCATTGGTTCACCGACTCTCGGCGGACACGCCCCCACCCAAGTGCAAACGGCGTTAGGGGTTATTCTCTCCAATGCTGAAAAAAATCAACTGGCGGGTGTTTTCGGATCTTATGGGTGGAGTGGGGAAGCGATTGATCTCCTTGAACAAAAAATTAAAGATGCGGGTTTCCGCTTTGGCTTTGATCCGATTCGAGTTAAATTTAAGCCCACCGATTCCACTCTCAAATACTGTGAAGAAGCCGGAACCGATTTTGCCCAAAAAGTAAAACGGAAACAGAAAAAACAAGTAGCCCGCCAAAATGTTACGGATTCGCAAGCAGCCCGCACCGAACAAGCCCTAGGACGAGTGGTGGGGGCGTTATGTGTGGTAACAGCCCAAAAAGGAGAATTAGCCAATGGAATGCTTGCGTCTTGGGTGTCTCAAGCGACTTTTTCTCCCCCAGGGGTAACAGTTGCTGTTGCTAAAGAACGCGCGATCGAATCTTTGATGCACGTGGGAAGTCCATTTGTTCTCAATATTCTCCCCGAAGGCAAACAACTGCAAAAACAGTTTATGAAAAACTATTCTCCAGGGGAAGACCGTTTTGCTGGGATTGAAACCGAGGAAGCGGAAAATGGCTGTCCGATCTTAAAACAAGCCCTCGCTTATTTAGAATTACAGGTGCAAAATCGCATGGAATGTGGCGATCATTGGTTGGTTTATGGCGTAGCGAAATCTGGAAAAGTCTTAGATACAGAGAAAGTTACAGCCGTGCATCATCGTAATTCTGGGAGTCACTATTGA
- a CDS encoding ATP-grasp domain-containing protein, which yields MSKNIFVVGLDEFNLVKLKSLPRAAEYNIHALLRYEEIRGVKNYSFQELLDKAEAKLKAFEGSVDAIVGYFDFPISDMVPMLCRERGLTSASLESVVKCEHKYWSRLEQKQSIPEHIPNFDLFDPFDDKAREKISLDYPFWIKPIKSFRSFLGFKISNEQQFKESVALIRNQIEQISEPFNDLLDYLHLPEAVASIPGRYCIAEDIISGRQCTLEGYVFRGEVEVYGVVDSIRYPNSSTFSRYQYPSKLTQSEQHEMADIAKRFVKHIGYDNAPFNVEFFYDEKHKKAWFLEINPRISQSHGDLFEKVDGTPHHEIMIDLALGNQPEFPHRQGKYKYAAKFLERRFEDALVANIPSQSDVEQLQHQIPDTLVDIFVKPGMRLSELANQDSYSYEIADILLGAETQHELLEKHRQCLEALPFEFNP from the coding sequence GTGTCTAAAAATATTTTTGTTGTTGGTCTTGATGAATTTAATCTCGTTAAACTTAAATCCCTTCCCCGTGCAGCAGAATATAATATTCATGCCTTGCTGCGTTATGAAGAGATTCGGGGCGTTAAAAATTATTCCTTTCAAGAATTGTTAGATAAAGCAGAAGCCAAACTCAAAGCCTTTGAGGGAAGTGTTGACGCGATCGTGGGATATTTCGATTTTCCCATTAGTGATATGGTTCCCATGCTTTGTCGGGAACGAGGCTTGACCTCTGCTTCTCTTGAAAGTGTTGTCAAGTGTGAACATAAATATTGGAGTCGGTTGGAACAAAAACAATCTATTCCTGAACATATTCCTAATTTTGATCTGTTTGATCCCTTTGATGACAAAGCACGAGAGAAAATCTCACTCGATTATCCGTTTTGGATTAAACCGATCAAATCATTTCGGTCTTTTCTGGGGTTTAAAATTAGCAATGAGCAACAATTTAAAGAAAGCGTTGCCCTCATCCGCAACCAAATTGAGCAAATTTCTGAACCTTTCAATGATCTTTTAGACTATCTCCATCTTCCCGAAGCAGTGGCGAGTATTCCTGGACGGTATTGTATTGCAGAAGATATTATTTCTGGTCGCCAATGTACCCTAGAAGGGTATGTGTTTCGGGGAGAGGTTGAAGTTTACGGTGTTGTCGATTCCATTCGCTATCCCAACAGTTCTACCTTTTCTCGCTATCAATATCCGTCAAAACTTACACAATCAGAACAACACGAAATGGCAGACATTGCCAAACGATTTGTCAAGCACATTGGCTATGATAATGCCCCCTTTAATGTGGAGTTCTTTTACGATGAAAAACACAAAAAAGCCTGGTTTCTAGAAATTAATCCTCGCATCTCTCAGTCTCACGGCGATTTATTTGAAAAAGTGGATGGTACGCCTCACCACGAAATCATGATTGATTTAGCCCTTGGCAATCAACCCGAATTTCCCCATCGACAAGGTAAGTACAAATATGCAGCGAAATTTTTAGAACGTCGCTTTGAAGATGCCCTAGTGGCTAACATCCCCAGTCAATCGGATGTTGAACAACTCCAGCACCAAATTCCCGATACCTTGGTCGATATTTTCGTTAAACCAGGGATGAGACTCTCAGAATTGGCAAATCAGGATAGTTACAGTTATGAGATTGCCGATATTTTATTGGGGGCTGAAACCCAACATGAGTTATTGGAGAAACATCGGCAGTGTTTAGAAGCACTTCCCTTTGAATTTAACCCTTAA
- a CDS encoding DEAD/DEAH box helicase → MTISFQSLGISEARVQQLEKLGFEQPTDVQAQAIPELLKGKDVVGQSQTGTGKTAAFSLPILEQIDVEEGTVQALILTPTRELAQQVASAMKNFSHDRALKILTVYGGQSIDRQIQTLKRGVQVVVGTPGRIIDLLNRKALRLNSLRYVVLDEADEMLSMGFIDDVREILKQAPEQRQTACFSATMPRLIQELINQFMDDPVSLKVERPKGTPNQIEQRVYKVPRGWTKGKALKPILAVENPESALIFVRTKRTASEITQELQTAGYSVDEYHGDLSQGQRERLVQRFRKNQVRLVVATDIAARGLDVENLSHVINFDLPDNIETYIHRIGRTGRAGKTGIAISLSQYRDRNTLRQIERRLRQRLNILSIPSRAEIEAQRLEKLREELQNSLGGERMASFLPLVRELGDEYDAHAIAAAALQMIYDQSRPQWLDENWQDPPSDRPKPKPRNKRNSKPSVRPTSADRP, encoded by the coding sequence ATGACGATTTCTTTTCAAAGTCTAGGCATCTCCGAGGCAAGAGTACAACAATTGGAGAAACTAGGCTTCGAGCAACCGACTGACGTACAAGCACAAGCCATCCCAGAACTTCTGAAAGGGAAGGATGTCGTTGGTCAGTCCCAAACGGGAACAGGGAAAACTGCAGCCTTTTCCCTGCCGATTTTAGAACAAATTGATGTTGAGGAAGGAACGGTGCAGGCCTTGATCCTGACACCAACGCGGGAACTTGCCCAGCAAGTCGCCTCAGCGATGAAAAACTTTTCCCACGATCGCGCTCTCAAGATTTTAACGGTTTATGGGGGTCAGTCCATTGATCGCCAAATTCAAACCCTGAAACGAGGGGTGCAAGTGGTTGTGGGGACACCTGGACGGATCATTGATTTACTGAACCGGAAGGCTCTGCGTCTGAATAGTTTACGCTATGTCGTCCTCGATGAAGCCGATGAAATGTTAAGCATGGGCTTTATTGATGATGTGCGGGAAATCTTGAAACAAGCACCGGAACAACGACAAACGGCTTGCTTTTCGGCAACGATGCCACGGTTGATTCAAGAATTGATTAACCAGTTTATGGACGATCCCGTCAGCTTGAAAGTAGAGCGTCCGAAAGGCACTCCTAACCAAATTGAACAACGGGTCTATAAAGTGCCTCGCGGTTGGACAAAAGGGAAAGCCCTGAAGCCGATTTTAGCAGTAGAAAACCCAGAGTCGGCGTTGATTTTTGTCCGCACTAAACGCACCGCCAGTGAAATCACGCAAGAACTGCAAACGGCAGGCTATAGCGTTGATGAATATCATGGTGATTTAAGCCAAGGACAACGGGAACGACTCGTACAACGGTTTCGTAAAAATCAAGTGCGCTTAGTGGTTGCCACGGATATTGCAGCGCGGGGATTAGATGTGGAAAATCTGTCTCATGTCATTAACTTTGACCTCCCTGATAATATCGAAACCTATATTCATCGCATTGGACGGACGGGACGTGCAGGTAAAACGGGTATCGCTATCAGTTTAAGTCAATATCGCGATCGTAATACCCTCCGTCAAATCGAACGACGGTTGCGTCAACGACTGAATATTCTCTCCATTCCCAGCCGTGCTGAAATTGAAGCCCAACGCTTAGAAAAACTGCGGGAAGAGTTGCAAAATAGCTTGGGTGGCGAACGGATGGCATCTTTCTTACCCTTAGTCCGAGAATTAGGGGATGAATATGATGCCCACGCGATCGCTGCTGCAGCGTTACAAATGATTTACGACCAAAGTCGTCCCCAGTGGTTGGATGAAAACTGGCAAGATCCCCCAAGCGATCGTCCGAAGCCCAAACCGCGCAATAAGCGGAATTCTAAGCCTTCTGTCCGTCCTACCTCCGCCGATCGCCCTTAA
- the thrC gene encoding threonine synthase — MTTTRVSPVSPNPSPNRLKDQTSWSGLIETYRPFLPVTSTTPVVTLLEGNTPLIPAFSLSDRIGRGVKVYVKYDGLNPTGSFKDRGMTMAISKAKEAGAQAVICASTGNTSAAASAYAIRAGLKPFVLIPDGYVALGKLAQALLYGAEVIAVDGNFDDCFQLVKAIAEEYPVTLVNSVNPYRLEGQKTAAFEIVDQLGEAPDWLCIPVGNAGNISAYWMGFCQYHQHNKSEKLPRMMGFQAAGSAPMVEGHPVKSPNTIATAIRIGNPANWKRAMAVQDASQGEFNAVTDEEILEAYRILGREEGVFCEPASAASVAGLLKVKDRIPSQSTVVCVLTGNGLKDPQSAIDHAQAQVKSGVPSQLEAVAEAMGF; from the coding sequence GTGACCACAACTAGAGTTTCGCCCGTTAGCCCCAATCCCAGCCCAAATCGCCTCAAAGATCAGACAAGTTGGTCTGGTCTGATCGAAACCTATCGTCCTTTTTTGCCCGTTACTTCGACAACCCCTGTTGTCACCCTCTTAGAGGGAAATACGCCTTTGATTCCAGCTTTTAGCCTTTCAGATCGCATTGGACGGGGCGTAAAAGTTTATGTGAAATATGATGGTTTAAATCCCACAGGTAGCTTTAAAGACCGTGGGATGACCATGGCAATTTCTAAAGCAAAAGAAGCAGGTGCGCAAGCTGTCATTTGCGCCAGCACGGGTAACACTTCTGCTGCTGCCTCCGCTTATGCGATTCGTGCCGGGTTAAAGCCGTTTGTCCTTATTCCAGATGGTTATGTTGCCCTTGGCAAACTCGCCCAAGCCCTACTTTATGGCGCGGAAGTGATTGCAGTGGATGGGAACTTTGATGATTGCTTCCAGCTTGTCAAAGCCATTGCAGAAGAATATCCTGTGACCTTAGTGAACTCAGTTAATCCTTATCGCCTCGAAGGACAAAAAACCGCAGCCTTTGAAATTGTCGATCAATTGGGAGAAGCCCCCGACTGGTTATGTATTCCTGTTGGTAATGCGGGGAATATCTCAGCATATTGGATGGGTTTTTGTCAATACCATCAGCACAATAAATCGGAAAAACTGCCTCGCATGATGGGCTTCCAAGCAGCAGGTTCGGCTCCCATGGTAGAAGGTCATCCCGTGAAGTCTCCTAATACCATTGCCACTGCGATTCGGATTGGCAATCCAGCAAACTGGAAACGAGCGATGGCGGTACAAGACGCGAGTCAAGGGGAATTTAATGCCGTCACTGATGAAGAAATTTTAGAAGCCTATCGGATTTTAGGGCGAGAAGAAGGGGTCTTTTGTGAACCAGCAAGTGCAGCCTCTGTCGCGGGCTTATTAAAGGTGAAAGATCGCATTCCGAGTCAAAGTACGGTTGTCTGTGTCTTGACTGGTAATGGCTTAAAAGATCCTCAAAGTGCCATTGATCATGCACAAGCGCAAGTAAAATCGGGTGTGCCCTCGCAGTTAGAAGCAGTTGCGGAAGCTATGGGCTTTTAA